In Stomoxys calcitrans chromosome 2, idStoCalc2.1, whole genome shotgun sequence, the following proteins share a genomic window:
- the LOC106081592 gene encoding protein crumbs isoform X1 has protein sequence MPSLILKPSSFSALLDLQQQKNYHYHNQHLHCNQSQPRGEKQRRTTITKQISATSEPTKTNLAMSATNIHTTTTTNTATTIKYASANHEQNDSQLGATTNNIYSTNNKNNYSSTRSYRSLTTTATTLPWLCCVLMFLLLSMESPFVAATSKEAYFNGSAYLRLLSPMPIWDHSAISFRSCRGGEILAQQYNKNSIVISVINDFLQISLAGPAVIGPNNRVDVKYSYHLLDNRWHTLQFKYEYGNLLLFIDRESRLFANSTYNSQFLTNQDIGNEAAILILGNSFTGCLQDGPGLQFINDSMTVQNAVFGPCPLGSGPCSDHDIPLRNQDFCANDPCMGYGQCISHADGYECRCTARYSGKNCQMDNGSPCDRNPCSNGGTCFEDSRGDYQCICNPNHTGKHCETEININPLCQINPCLNNGACVVAAGSNSIECECPKGYTGSHCEIDMDDCASQPCQNNGKCVDKVNGFFCDCTNTGFLGPLCQTNIDECDMKPCRNGGKCFDTNGWYICQCMEGWAGEVCEKPISCKTQQCLNGGTCIDKQIGMHCLCPPGFSGELCQQGPPPCPQCPIDSECVAGKCVCKPGTSEASDSPASHENQVVAVPQCNGGKSKRYIPPEWLKKKRCELKMSPIGHCIPVESTTIMPTAPPTLVVSSSASSPVVNNQQSSRSAQLNACSSDKCLNGGTCQGFATNYTCICALGFKGFNCEQPTTDVTSSIAAVGTGCKCLNGGTCSLNGTHCYCPTGYSGDRCEKLEPCTLNNCQEPMICAQNKCICPQDKVCTQCASQPCRNGGMCSDLPNGDYECKCPAGWTGRNCVKDVDECAISPKICGNGICKNEEGSYKCYCTPGFTGIHCDSDVDECLSHPCQNGATCHNKINAYKCVCPAGYKGLNCEIDIDECASNPCFNGSTCIDLINNFTCSCIPGMTGRFCEIDIDDCISGPCQHNGICIDELGGFHCNCSSTGYEGRYCESNIDECATNQCTNGAECIDQVNDYFCKCFPGFRGKNCDIDINECESNPCQFNGICLERSNMTLYALSQTMDLPSVFSQPFSFQNASGYECVCVPGIVGKNCETNINECENNRCGKHGTCNDGIGTYTCECDPGFEGTYCEINIDECDRYSPCGDHGTCIDQVNDYECDCDAMYGGKNCSVPLIGCLSAPCSNGGICKPYLVNETEHLFNCSCQHGFQGYTCEKTTTISMVVSSLITVKTQREEGYDINLQFRTTLPNGVLAFGTSGGQNEPVSYILELINGRLNLHSSLLNKWEGVFIGSNLNDSNWHKVFVAINTSHLVLSANDEQAIFPVGSYETSNGSQQPSFPLTYLGGTIPNLKSYLRHLTHRPSSFVGCMQDIVVNGKWIFPEEQGLDNDTKLTHIQSGCPRTEQCNPNPCHSNGKCTDLWHTFACTCQRPHFGYTCIYNITAATFGHENTTHSAVIVETNDVARRAIRSVLDISMFIRTRQPTGQVFYLGSDPRKGKGAGKQTELFRQLFYLLILDFVSDAGSSYVAAKLQGGELLVRMQFNGTPEAYTVGGNKLDNGYNHLIEVVRNQTLVQVKLNDTEYFRKTLSSTGLLDAQVLYLGGPAPTTPPTEAPIVAGSEVGTTEYATIKPEDYFKGIIQDVKVSNGSHTMIVELYPLEEEDLALPPSFGTITIDRTSVLKGEVSDDLCRKNPCRHNAECRNTWNDYICKCPNGYKGKDCQEIEFCQLVTCPGNSICQNLDDGGYECLTNITFRGNEKAPLSFSFYKEPHLAEETKPKLKPVIEIAYRTRAGGTLLYLENQDSFFEIGVNQGQVTVTWKFNQDPLGDTKRFSKDNSDGIEWSRIFLRAQNGKLEGGWKGWESMVDPSPSFSADIDIHAFEELISSGAQVYLGGMPTESHQSRGTLSSQQGSQFKGCLGEARVGDLLLPYFTNDEMYPRTENVSVQPSVQFRLNSTRPDEGCILCFKSDCKNGGFCSSPSESYACTCQAGYDGNDCSNDIDECATAMCENNSTCIDKVADFFCSCLPGYDGRFCENNIDECLDEPCHNGGNCTDLIAAFKCDCTDDYAGPQCDILKQVTCDNNPCKNGSTCQDKFNSQTGNNFTCTCMQGYEGPLCDTPFCEVKPCEHGGLCIISESRTPICQCSLGYTGPLCESDINECESNPCFNDGICTDLVGGYSCNCTETGFEGDNCEIDIDECAMSVEYCGGLGRCINLPGTFKCICQDSFCGAYCNFTDPCKQSDVQLCMNGGTCQEACGDEADYTCNCTDGYTGKNCTVLITAKEEPSTADIAIIVIPVVVVLLLVCAGLLVTFLVMARNKRATRGTYSPSAQEYCNPRLEMDNVLKPPPEERLI, from the exons AATCGCCTTTTGTTGCGGCCACTTCCAAAGAAGCTTATTTCAATGGATCAGCATACCTGCGTTTGTTATCTCCAATGCCTATATGGGATCATTCGGCCATCAGTTTTCGCTCTTGTCGAG GTGGTGAAATTTTGGCCCAGCAATACAATAAGAATTCGATTGTCATCTCTGTGATAAATGATTTCCTGCAAATCTCTCTGGCCGGTCCGGCGGTGATAGGACCCAACAATCGAGTGGACGTCAAGTACTCATACCATTTGCTGGACAACAGATGGCATACGCTACAATTCAAATATGAATATGGCAATTTACTCCTGTTCATCGACCGCGAGTCCAGACTGTTTG CTAATTCCACCTATAACAGTCAGTTCCTCACCAACCAGGATATAGGCAATGAGGCTGCCATCTTAATTTTGGGCAACTCATTTACGGGCTGTTTGCAAGATGGACCTGGTCTGCAGTTCATCAATGACTCCATGACGGTACAGAATGCTGTGTTCGGTCCGTGCCCCTTGGGCAGTGGCCCCTGTTCAGATCATGACATTCCGCTGAGGAATCAAGACTTTTGCGCCAACGACCCCTGCATGGGCTATGGCCAGTGCATTTCCCATGCCGATGGATATGAGTGTCGCTGCACTGCCCGGTATTCGGGGAAAAATTGTCAAATGGATAATGGTTCGCCTTGCGATCGCAATCCTTGCTCAAATGGCGGCACCTGCTTCGAAGACAGCCGCGGAGACTACCAatgcatttgcaatcccaatcaCACTGGGAAACACTGTGAGACTGAAATAAATATTAACCCCCTGTGCCAGATCAATCCGTGTCTTAACAATGGTGCCTGTGTGGTGGCTGCTGGCAGCAACTCCATTGAGTGTGAGTGCCCCAAGGGGTATACAGGCAGTCATTGCGAAATCGACATGGACGATTGTGCCTCCCAACCGTGCCAAAACAATGGAAAATGTGTGGATAAGGTCAATGGATTTTTCTGCGATTGCACCAACACCGGATTCCTGGGACCGCTGTGCCAAACAAACATCGACGAATGCGATATGAAGCCCTGCCGTAATGGCGGCAAATGCTTCGACACCAATGGCTGGTACATCTGCCAATGTATGGAGGGCTGGGCCGGGGAGGTCTGCGAAAAGCCCATCAGTTGCAAGACCCAGCAGTGTCTAAACGGCGGCACCTGCATCGACAAGCAAATTGGTATGCACTGTCTGTGTCCCCCAGGCTTTTCTGGAGAACTCTGCCAACAAGGACCGCCGCCCTGTCCTCAGTGTCCCATCGATTCGGAATGTGTAGCAGGGAAATGCGTCTGCAAGCCAGGAACCTCAG AAGCTTCCGATTCACCCGCTTCACATGAAAATCAGGTGGTAGCAGTGCCGCAATGCAATGGCGGCAAAAGTAAGCGTTACATACCGCCGGAGTGGCTTAAGAAGAAGAGATGTGAGCTAAAAATGA GCCCTATAGGTCATTGCATCCCTGTAGAGAGTACCACTATAATGCCAACTGCACCACCTACGCTTGTCGTGAGTAGTAGTGCGTCGTCGCCTGTAGTAAACAATCAACAGTCATCCCGATCGGCTCAATTGAATGCATGCTCCTCTGACAAATGCTTAAATGGCGGCACTTGTCAGGGCTTTGCCACAAACTATACATGTATCTGTGCCCTCGGATTCAAAG GTTTCAATTGTGAGCAGCCCACCACGGATGTGACCTCCAGTATAGCTGCTGTGGGAACTGGCTGCAAATGTCTGAATGGTGGCACCTGCTCGTTGAATGGCACCCACTGTTATTGTCCCACCGGCTACTCGGGCGATCGATGTGAGAAACTAGAACCTTGTACCCTAAACAATTGCCAAGAACCCATGATTTGTGCTCAGAACAAGTGCATATGTCCCCAGGACAAGGTGTGTACTCAGTGTGCCTCTCAGCCTTGTCGCAATGGCGGCATGTGCTCGGATCTTCCCAACGGCGACTACGAGTGCAAGTGCCCCGCTGGCTGGACGGGTCGCAATTGTGTGAAGGACGTCGACGAATGTGCCATATCGCCCAAAATTTGTGGCAATGGCATCTGTAAGAACGAAGAGGGATCCTACAAATGCTATTGTACGCCCGGTTTCACAGGAATCCATTGCGATTCCGATGTGGATGAGTGTTTGAGTCACCCCTGCCAGAATGGAGCAACGTGTCACAATAAG ATCAATGCTTACAAATGCGTTTGCCCTGCCGGTTACAAGGGTCTTAACTGCGAAATCGACATTGATGAGTGCGCAAGTAATCCGTGTTTCAATGGTTCCACTTGCATAGATTTGATCAACAATTTCACCTGCTCCTGCATACCCGGAATGACGGGGCGCTTTTGTGAAATCGACATCGACGATTGCATATCGGGACCATGTCAGCACAATGGCATTTGCATCGACGAATTGGGTGGCTTCCATTGCAATTGCAGCTCGACCGGATACGAGGGAAGATATTGCGAATCGAACATAGACGAGTGCGCCACTAACCAATGCACCAATGGTGCCGAGTGCATAGACCAAGTCAATGATTACTTCTGCAAATGCTTCCCCGGGTTTCGAGGCAAAAACTGTGACATTGATATTAACGAGTGCGAAAGTAATCCGTGTCAGTTCAACGGCATTTGCCTGGAGCGTTCCAACATGACATTATACGCCTTGAGTCAAACCATGGACTTGCCCAGTGTTTTCAGTCAGCCTTTTAGTTTCCAAAATGCCAGCGG CTATGAATGTGTTTGTGTGCCTGGCATAGTGGGCAAGAATTGTGAAACCAATATCAACGAGTGTGAAAATAATCGTTGCGGCAAGCACGGCACCTGCAATGATGGG ATTGGCACCTATACATGCGAATGTGATCCCGGATTTGAGGGTACCTATTGCGAAATCAACATCGACGAATGTGACCGCTATAGTCCATGTGGCGATCACGGCACTTGCATTGATCAAGTCAACGACTACGAGTGCGATTGTGATGCCATGTATGGGGGCAAGAATTGCTCGGTCCCTTTGATAGGCTGCTTGAGCGCACCCTGTTCGAATGGTGGCATCtgcaaaccatatttggttaacGAAACCGAGCATCTCTTCAACTGTTCCTGCCAACATGGCTTCCAGGGCTATACCTGTGAGAAGACAACCACCATATCGATGGTAGTCAGCAGCCTAATCACGGTTAAGACGCAACGAGAGGAAGGCTATGACATAAATCTCCAGTTTCGCACCACCTTGCCCAATGGGGTATTGGCCTTTGGAACTTCGGGGGGCCAAAATGAACCGGTCAGCTACATATTGGAGCTCATCAATGGGCGGCTAAACTTGCACTCGTCTCTGCTGAATAAATGGGAAGGGGTTTTCATTGGGTCCAATCTGAATGACAGCAACTGGCATAAGGTGTTTGTGGCCATTAATACCTCGCATTTGGTTCTATCGGCAAATGATGAGCAGGCCATATTCCCCGTAGGCTCCTACGAGACTTCGAATGGCAGTCAGCAGCCCTCATTTCCACTGACCTACTTGGGTGGCACCATTCCCAACTTGAAGTCATACCTAAGACATTTGACCCACCGTCCGTCGAGCTTTGTGGGTTGTATGCAGGACATTGTTGTGAATGGCAAATGGATTTTCCCCGAGGAACAAGGCTTGGATAACGACACCAAGTTAACCCACATACAAAGTGGATGTCCCCGAACCGAGCAATGTAATCCGAACCCCTGTCATTCAAATGGCAAGTGTACAGATCTGTGGCATACTTTTGCCTGTACCTGCCAACGGCCCCATTTCGGATACACTTGCATATACA ATATAACGGCTGCCACCTTTGGCCATGAGAACACCACACACTCCGCCGTTATTGTGGAAACCAATGATGTTGCCCGACGAGCCATTCGGTCAGTGCTAGATATTTCCATGTTCATACGAACAAGGCAACCGACAGGTCAGGTGTTTTATCTGGGCAGTGATCCACGCAAAGGCAAAGGAGCCGGTAAGCAGACCGAGCTTTTTCGACAActattttatttgttaattttggattttgtttcAGATGCAGGCAGTTCGTATGTGGCTGCAAAACTACAAGGTGGAGAGTTATTGGTCCGCATGCAATTCAATGGAACGCCCGAGGCATACACTGTGGGTGGAAATAAACTGGACAACGGCTATAACCACTTAATTGAAGTAGTGCGAAATCAAACGTTGGTGCAGGTCAAGCTGAATGACACAGAATACTTCCGCAAGACATTGTCTTCGACTGGTCTGTTGGATGCACAAGTCCTGTATTTGGGTGGCCCGGCTCCTACCACACCCCCAACTGAAGCACCTATAGTGGCCGGCAGTGAGGTGGGAACGACGGAATATGCCACCATAAAGCCTGAAGATTACTTCAAGGGTATTATACAAGATGTTAAGGTTAGCAACGGCTCCCACACAATGATTGTGGAGCTATATCCCTTGGAGGAAGAAGATTTAGCCTTGCCACCTTCCTTCGGTACCATAACAATAGATAGAACATCAGTATTAAAGGGAGAAGTTTCCGATGACTTGTGTCGCAAGAATCCTTGCAGGCACAATGCCGAATGCCGCAACACCTGGAATGACTACATATGCAAGTGTCCAAATGGCTATAAGGGCAAGGACTGTCAGGAGATAGAGTTCTGCCAATTGGTGACATGCCCTGGAAACAGTATTTGTCAAAATCTCGATGATGGCGGCTACGAATGTCTAACCAACATCACATTTAGAGGCAACGAAAAGGCTCCGCTCTCCTTCTCGTTTTACAAGGAACCGCATCTGGCGGAGGAAACAAAGCCCAAACTTAAGCCCGTCATTGAAATAGCTTATCGCACTCGTGCAGGCGGCACCCTGCTGTATTTGGAGAACCAAGATAGTTTCTTTGAAATAGGTGTCAACCAAGGCCAAGTAACGGTTACATGGAAGTTCAATCAGGATCCCTTGGGTGATACAAAACGCTTTAGCAAAGACAATTCCGATGGCATTGAATGGAGTCGAATATTTTTGAGGGCTCAAAATGGCAAACTGGAAGGGGGATGGAAGGGCTGGGAAAGTATGGTCGACCCTTCACCCTCCTTCTCGGCGGACATTGATATCCACGCTTTTGAGGAGCTGATATCAAGTGGTGCTCAGGTTTATTTGGGCGGCATGCCCACAGAAAGTCATCAGTCGCGTGGAACTCTATCATCACAACAAGGCTCCCAGTTCAAGGGCTGCCTGGGAGAAGCTCGTGTGGGAGATTTGCTATTGCCCTATTTTACCAATGACGAAATGTATCCCCGAACCGAGAATGTGTCCGTACAACCCAGTGTACAATTTCGTTTGAATTCCACAAGACCCGATGAAGGATGCATTCTTTGTTTCAAGAGTGATTGTAAAAATGGCGGATTCTGCAGCTCTCCCTCCGAAAGCTATGCCTGTACCTGCCAGGCCGGGTACGATGGCAATGACTGCTCGAATGACATTGACGAATGCGCCACAGCGATGTGTGAGAACAACTCCACATGTATTGACAAGGTGGCCGACTTCTTCTGCTCCTGTCTGCCGGGCTACGATGGACGCTTCTGTGAGAACAACATTGACGAGTGCCTAGACGAGCCTTGCCACAATGGGGGCAATTGTACAGACCTTATAGCAGCCTTTAAGTGTGACTGCACAGATGACTATGCTGGACCTCAGTGCGACATTCTAAAGCAGGTCACGTGTGATAATAACCCATGTAAAAATGGATCAACGTGCCAGGATAAATTTA ATTCCCAAACGGGCAATAATTTCACATGTACCTGTATGCAAGGCTATGAGGGGCCTCTGTGTGACACTCCCTTTTGCGAGGTAAAACCATGCGAGCATGGTGGTCTTTGCATTATATCAGAATCAAGG ACCCCCATTTGCCAATGCAGTTTGGGTTACACCGGACCTCTGTGCGAAAGCGACATCAACGAGTGCGAATCGAATCCCTGCTTCAATGATGGCATTTGCACCGATTTGGTTGGCGGCTACTCTTGCAATTGCACTGAGACCGGTTTTGAGGGCGACAACTGCGAAATCGACATCGATGAATGTGCCATGAGCGTAGAGTATTGCGGCGGTCTCGGTAGATGCATCAATCTGCCGGGCACCTTCAAGTGTATATGCCAAGACTCCTTCTGTGGGGCCTACTGCAACTTTACGGACCCCTGTAAACAGTCCGATGTGCAGTTGTGCATGAACGGCGGTACCTGTCAAGAAGCCTGCGGCGATGAAGCAGACTACACTTGCAATTGTACCGACGGCTACACTGGCAAAAATTGCACAGTGCTG ATAACCGCTAAAGAGGAGCCCAGCACAGCGGACATTGCCATTATAGTTATACCCGTTGTTGTGGTCCTGCTGCTCGTCTGTGCCGGTCTACTGGTAACTTTTCTGGTTATGGCACGCAACAAGCGCGCCACCCGGGGCACCTACAGCCCCAGTGCTCAGGAATACTGCAATCCCCGTCTGGAAATGGACAATGTGTTGAAACCCCCACCTGAAGAAAGGCTCATTTAG